Proteins encoded together in one Mycobacterium sp. MS1601 window:
- the cysC gene encoding adenylyl-sulfate kinase → MTRQLLRIATAGSVDDGKSTLIGRLLHDTDSLPLDHLEAVTDEEGIADLAALSDGLRAEREQGITIDVAYRFFSTETRSYILADTPGHERYTRNMFTGASNAHVAILLVDARAGVLRQTRRHARIAKLLGIKHFVAAINKIDLVDFDQGRFADVEAELHTLAARLGAHDLAVIPIAAKHGDNVVHRSTHTPWYDGPSLLEYLENIELVAPHPESSKLRMPVQWVSRPTAEQRRRYTGRLSAGTLSVGDRVVVLPSGTSSTVTALDTLDDARDVAVAPLSVSIQLADDIDVGRGDVLVSGEENAVLPVLARELYSTICWFTDTPLRAGDRLSLKQGARTVRATVQELHTRLDPETLDDLDGPVELALNDIGSVTLRTSSIVVADPYADNRDSGAFILIDETSNDTVGAGTITEAREIKAGVQTRNDIRWHPSSLDRDYRWQKTGQRGATIWFTGLPASGKSTVAVAVERALVEAGEVAYLLDGDNLRHGLSDDLGFSAGDRAENIRRVGHLTRLLADAGVVALASLVSPLKSDREIARTLNEAAKLPFIEVYIATSVAECEKRDPKGLYQRARAGELKGLTGVDAPYEPPENADLVLDTTGADIDALVAQVLETLNKLRG, encoded by the coding sequence ATGACTCGTCAACTCCTGCGTATCGCCACCGCGGGTTCCGTCGATGACGGCAAGAGCACCCTGATCGGGCGGCTGCTGCACGACACCGACAGCCTTCCGTTGGATCATCTGGAAGCTGTCACCGACGAAGAAGGCATCGCCGACCTCGCCGCGCTCTCCGATGGGCTGCGTGCCGAACGGGAACAGGGCATCACCATCGATGTCGCCTATCGCTTCTTCTCCACCGAAACCCGAAGCTACATCCTCGCCGACACCCCCGGCCACGAGCGCTACACCCGCAACATGTTCACCGGCGCTTCCAATGCCCACGTGGCGATCCTGCTGGTGGACGCCCGCGCCGGGGTCCTACGGCAGACCCGTCGCCATGCCAGGATCGCCAAGCTGTTGGGTATCAAGCACTTTGTGGCGGCGATCAACAAGATCGACCTCGTCGACTTCGACCAGGGCCGCTTTGCCGACGTGGAGGCGGAGTTGCACACGTTGGCCGCCCGGCTCGGCGCCCACGACCTGGCTGTCATCCCGATCGCCGCCAAACACGGCGACAACGTGGTGCACCGTTCGACGCACACCCCGTGGTACGACGGCCCCTCCCTGTTGGAGTACCTGGAGAACATCGAACTGGTTGCACCGCACCCTGAGTCGTCAAAGTTGCGGATGCCCGTGCAGTGGGTGTCGCGACCCACTGCCGAACAACGCCGCCGCTACACCGGTCGCCTGTCGGCAGGCACCCTCAGTGTCGGCGACCGAGTGGTGGTGCTTCCTTCGGGCACCTCGTCCACGGTCACGGCGCTGGACACCCTCGACGATGCGCGCGATGTCGCGGTGGCACCGCTGTCGGTGTCGATCCAACTGGCCGACGATATCGACGTGGGCCGAGGCGACGTCCTGGTCAGCGGGGAGGAGAACGCCGTGCTGCCGGTACTGGCGCGCGAGCTGTACTCGACCATCTGCTGGTTCACCGACACCCCACTGCGGGCCGGCGACCGGCTGTCGCTCAAACAGGGTGCGCGGACGGTGCGGGCGACGGTGCAGGAGCTGCACACCAGGCTGGATCCTGAAACGCTCGACGACCTGGACGGGCCGGTTGAGCTGGCGCTCAACGACATCGGTTCGGTGACGCTGCGCACCAGCTCCATCGTGGTGGCCGACCCGTATGCCGACAACCGCGACAGCGGCGCCTTCATCCTGATCGACGAGACGTCCAACGACACCGTGGGCGCGGGCACCATCACCGAAGCCAGGGAAATCAAGGCGGGCGTCCAGACGCGCAACGACATCCGCTGGCACCCCTCGAGCCTGGACCGCGACTATCGCTGGCAGAAGACCGGTCAGCGTGGTGCCACCATCTGGTTCACCGGGCTGCCCGCCTCGGGTAAGTCGACGGTGGCCGTGGCCGTGGAACGTGCGCTGGTGGAGGCCGGCGAGGTGGCGTACCTGCTGGACGGGGACAACCTGCGCCACGGTTTGTCCGACGATCTGGGCTTCTCGGCGGGTGACCGAGCCGAGAACATCCGGCGCGTAGGGCATCTCACTCGACTGCTGGCCGACGCCGGTGTGGTGGCTTTGGCATCACTGGTATCGCCGTTGAAGTCCGACCGCGAGATCGCGCGCACCCTCAACGAGGCGGCCAAGCTGCCGTTCATCGAGGTGTACATCGCGACCTCGGTGGCCGAATGCGAAAAGCGGGATCCGAAAGGGCTGTACCAGCGGGCACGTGCAGGTGAGCTCAAGGGGCTCACCGGTGTCGATGCGCCTTACGAGCCGCCGGAGAACGCTGATCTGGTACTCGACACCACCGGCGCCGACATCGATGCGCTGGTGGCGCAAGTGCTGGAGACTCTCAACAAGCTGCGGGGTTGA
- the cysD gene encoding sulfate adenylyltransferase subunit CysD has translation MSTTIDTTHVDELRLLEAEAVHIIREVVAELQRPVLLFSAGKDSIVLLRLAEKAFRPSPLPFPVLHVDTGHNFPEVIEFRDRRVADHKLIVGSVQATIDSGRVADPGEGASRNRQQTRTLLDALEEGGFDAAFGGARRDEERARAKERILSFRDEFGQWDPRAQRPEPWSLYNGRIKKGEQVRVFPLSNWTELDIWRYIELEDLELPSIYFAHEREVVARDGILLAVSDYVQPQGDETSAVEWVRYRTVGDLTITGAVRSRATDITGVISEISAATVSERGETRADDRTSVAAMEDRKREGYF, from the coding sequence ATGAGTACCACGATCGACACCACCCACGTCGACGAACTCCGGTTGTTGGAGGCCGAAGCCGTTCACATCATCCGCGAGGTCGTAGCCGAGCTGCAGCGCCCTGTGCTGCTGTTCTCGGCAGGCAAGGACTCGATCGTGCTGCTGCGGTTGGCGGAGAAGGCGTTTCGCCCGTCACCTCTGCCGTTCCCGGTCCTGCATGTCGACACCGGCCACAACTTCCCGGAGGTGATCGAGTTCCGCGACCGCCGGGTGGCCGATCACAAGCTCATCGTCGGCTCGGTGCAGGCCACCATTGACAGTGGCCGGGTGGCCGACCCGGGCGAAGGTGCTTCCCGTAACCGCCAACAGACACGAACACTGCTGGATGCGTTGGAGGAGGGCGGTTTTGATGCCGCATTCGGTGGTGCCCGCCGCGACGAGGAACGGGCCCGCGCCAAGGAACGCATCTTGAGTTTCCGCGACGAGTTCGGACAGTGGGATCCCCGCGCGCAGCGACCTGAACCGTGGTCGCTGTACAACGGCCGGATCAAGAAGGGCGAGCAGGTGCGGGTCTTCCCGCTGTCCAACTGGACCGAGCTGGATATCTGGCGCTACATCGAACTGGAGGACCTCGAACTGCCGTCGATCTATTTCGCCCACGAACGGGAAGTGGTTGCGCGCGACGGCATCCTGTTGGCTGTCTCGGACTACGTGCAGCCGCAGGGTGACGAGACCTCCGCCGTGGAGTGGGTGCGCTACCGCACTGTCGGTGATCTGACCATCACCGGCGCCGTCCGGTCCCGGGCCACCGACATCACCGGCGTGATCAGCGAGATCTCGGCCGCCACCGTGTCCGAGCGTGGTGAGACCCGTGCTGATGACCGCACCAGCGTGGCGGCAATGGAAGACCGCAAGCGGGAAGGCTACTTCTGA
- the stf0 gene encoding trehalose 2-sulfotransferase, which translates to MASSRTAYLVLASQRSGSTLLVESLRATGMAGEPQEFFQYLPHTSMSPQPREWFATVEDPSILRLLDPLVEGKPDLAPAEIWRDYIRTVGRTPNGIWGGKLMWNQTPLLLQRAKNLPERSGDGLLAAIGDVVGSDPVLIHVHRPDVVSQAVSFWRAVQTRVWRGRADPIRDQRAEYHAGAIAHVVTMLREQEEGWRNWFAEEQVDPIEVPYPVLWRNLKEVVGDVLEALSLDRRLAPDPVLERQADQRSDEWVERYRADAQKEGLPT; encoded by the coding sequence ATGGCATCCAGCCGCACCGCCTATTTGGTTCTGGCGTCGCAACGCAGTGGCAGCACACTGCTGGTCGAATCACTGCGCGCCACCGGCATGGCCGGTGAGCCGCAGGAGTTCTTCCAATACCTCCCCCACACCAGCATGTCACCGCAACCGCGCGAATGGTTCGCCACTGTCGAGGACCCGTCGATCCTGCGACTGCTCGACCCCCTGGTCGAGGGCAAGCCTGATCTGGCGCCCGCCGAGATCTGGCGTGACTACATCCGCACTGTCGGACGCACCCCGAACGGCATCTGGGGCGGCAAGCTGATGTGGAACCAGACACCGCTGCTGCTGCAGCGCGCCAAGAACCTCCCCGAGCGTTCCGGTGACGGACTACTCGCCGCAATAGGCGATGTAGTGGGCAGCGATCCGGTGCTGATCCATGTCCACCGTCCCGACGTGGTGTCTCAAGCGGTGTCGTTCTGGCGCGCCGTGCAGACCCGGGTGTGGCGGGGCCGCGCCGACCCGATCCGCGATCAACGCGCGGAGTATCACGCAGGCGCCATCGCCCATGTGGTGACCATGCTCAGAGAACAGGAAGAAGGCTGGCGCAACTGGTTCGCCGAGGAGCAGGTGGACCCCATCGAGGTGCCCTATCCGGTGTTGTGGCGCAACCTCAAAGAGGTGGTGGGTGACGTGCTCGAGGCGTTGAGCCTGGACCGCAGACTGGCTCCGGACCCGGTGCTGGAGCGCCAGGCCGACCAGCGTTCCGACGAATGGGTGGAGCGCTACCGCGCCGACGCCCAGAAGGAAGGACTGCCCACATGA
- a CDS encoding sulfatase family protein, producing MSSDENVLIVHWHDLGRHLGVYGHDDVNSPNLDRLAHEGILFTRSHSTAPLCSPSRGSLFTGRYPQTNGLVGLAHHGWEYRSGVRTLPQLFGEAGWHTALFGMQHETSFPARLGFDEYDVSNSFCEYVVERATQWLRDAPPQKFVLTAGFFETHRPYPHERYEPAEPSGVQLPDYLPDTPEVRQDLADFYGAINTADAAVGQLLETLDDTGLADTTWVVFLTDHGPALPRAKSTLYDAGTGIATIIRPPRGRQMAGRVYDDLFSGVDLLPTLLELLGQEIPDDIDGVSHAPNLVNSNGDAEVRTAVFTTKTYHDSFDPIRAIRTKEYSYIENYAHRPLLDLPWDIEESAPGQLVGPLSTAPRPERELYDLNADPTETRNLLIGEVSDTHEAIARELALQLNSWRVKTNDVIPSEFAGARIAERYTQTYAHIQGLKLPSRSAIAIERGIGASTKQ from the coding sequence GTGAGCTCCGACGAGAACGTCCTCATCGTCCACTGGCATGACCTCGGCCGCCACCTCGGCGTCTACGGCCACGACGACGTGAACAGCCCGAACCTGGATCGCTTGGCGCATGAGGGCATCTTGTTCACCCGCTCGCACTCCACCGCCCCGCTCTGTTCGCCGTCGCGCGGATCGCTGTTCACCGGGCGCTATCCGCAGACCAATGGGTTGGTGGGCCTGGCACACCACGGTTGGGAGTATCGCTCGGGCGTCCGCACACTACCGCAGCTGTTTGGCGAAGCTGGTTGGCACACTGCACTTTTCGGTATGCAACACGAGACCAGCTTCCCGGCTCGACTCGGCTTCGACGAGTATGACGTGTCCAACTCCTTCTGCGAGTACGTGGTGGAACGCGCCACCCAATGGCTGCGCGACGCTCCCCCGCAGAAGTTCGTGCTCACCGCGGGTTTCTTCGAAACACACCGCCCCTACCCGCACGAGCGTTACGAACCCGCCGAGCCCTCTGGTGTGCAGTTACCCGACTATCTGCCCGACACCCCGGAGGTCCGTCAGGATCTCGCCGATTTTTACGGGGCCATCAACACCGCCGACGCCGCCGTGGGCCAACTTCTCGAAACGCTGGACGATACGGGACTGGCCGACACCACCTGGGTGGTGTTCCTGACCGATCACGGCCCTGCCCTGCCCCGGGCCAAGTCGACGCTGTACGACGCAGGTACCGGCATCGCGACGATCATCCGGCCGCCCAGAGGGCGTCAGATGGCAGGCCGCGTGTACGACGATCTGTTCAGTGGCGTCGATCTGCTGCCCACTCTGCTGGAATTGCTCGGCCAAGAGATTCCCGACGATATCGACGGTGTGTCACATGCCCCGAATTTGGTGAATTCAAATGGCGACGCCGAGGTGCGTACCGCCGTTTTCACCACCAAGACATATCACGACTCTTTTGATCCCATTCGCGCCATTCGAACCAAGGAATACAGTTATATCGAGAACTACGCGCATCGTCCGTTGCTCGATCTGCCATGGGATATCGAGGAGAGCGCGCCAGGTCAGCTGGTGGGTCCGCTGTCAACGGCTCCGCGCCCCGAACGTGAACTCTACGACCTGAACGCCGACCCGACAGAAACCCGAAACCTGCTGATCGGCGAGGTCAGTGACACGCATGAGGCCATTGCGCGGGAGCTTGCACTGCAACTCAACAGCTGGCGGGTGAAAACCAATGACGTCATTCCGTCAGAATTCGCCGGCGCCAGGATCGCCGAGCGCTACACCCAGACCTACGCCCACATTCAGGGCTTGAAACTGCCCAGCCGATCAGCCATCGCCATAGAACGAGGCATTGGCGCATCCACAAAACAATAG
- a CDS encoding phosphatase PAP2 family protein, producing the protein MWLGYVQSWAWLSEVDSWFLDALHPIGQAHPGWITSWDVFCTVLGPTMFRIAGVGFIIWLLARRYLRAALFLVLTAELSGLVTEVAKHLVDRARPDTAMVHAYGTSFPSGHALGVMVAVLAFLTVLLPLVSARWRTPLIVVGAAVVILVGVGRVVLNVHHPSDVVAGWALGFAWYVLWLRVLRPLPLVTSVAETPAGPGNTT; encoded by the coding sequence ATGTGGCTCGGCTACGTGCAGAGCTGGGCGTGGCTGTCCGAGGTGGATTCCTGGTTCCTGGATGCCCTGCACCCCATCGGGCAGGCGCATCCGGGCTGGATCACCTCGTGGGACGTCTTCTGCACCGTCCTCGGGCCGACGATGTTTCGCATCGCCGGAGTGGGGTTCATCATCTGGTTGTTGGCTCGCCGCTACCTGCGCGCGGCGCTGTTCCTGGTACTCACCGCCGAGCTGAGCGGGCTGGTCACCGAGGTTGCCAAACATCTGGTTGACCGCGCCCGGCCAGACACGGCGATGGTCCATGCCTATGGCACGTCGTTCCCGTCCGGGCACGCCCTCGGCGTGATGGTGGCGGTGCTGGCGTTCCTGACGGTCCTGCTGCCGCTGGTGTCAGCTCGGTGGCGGACGCCGTTGATTGTCGTGGGCGCGGCGGTGGTGATCCTCGTCGGCGTCGGGCGGGTGGTGCTCAACGTTCATCACCCGTCCGACGTGGTGGCGGGATGGGCGCTGGGCTTCGCCTGGTACGTGCTGTGGCTGAGGGTGCTGAGGCCGCTGCCGTTGGTCACGTCCGTGGCTGAAACACCTGCAGGGCCCGGTAACACGACCTGA
- a CDS encoding bifunctional phosphatase PAP2/diacylglycerol kinase family protein encodes MNRWPWQRARGIRQITQGLGTLDREVFEAIADSPTPLLDTLMPPLTRAADHSKLWFAVAAALAVSGKPKATRGAARGVVTLGVTSLFTNQLAKRIWTRPRPLRTSVPLPRQIRRFPTSNSLPSGHSASAAAFAVGVGLESPPLGFGLALLAGLVGLSRVATGAHYPGDVVAGFGIGAGIAVLGGKLVPPVVETQLPKTEPLYVTTLNRPEGAGVVLVVNPASGSGTGARVLDEVKQELPRAEIIELSADDDPEQVLRDAAQRAEVLAIAGGDGTVSTAAAIAVEAGLPLAVFPAGTFNHFAKDIGCETVARTVHAIRHGQIRCVDLVRINENKMVINTASVGAYPFFVQTREKHEHQIGKPLAGIYAMVHTLRNDTPVTIRYDNKTVQTSLFFLGNSVYLPTGFAPSRRTRMDDGLIDIRLLETGKRLARTRILVSLALGRLPRSPLYHELQVPEFTFEAVDGPIPVAHDGEVGEEFDKVTFRSCYRALQVFQPRT; translated from the coding sequence ATGAACCGCTGGCCCTGGCAACGCGCTCGAGGAATCCGTCAGATCACGCAAGGCCTCGGCACGTTGGACCGCGAAGTCTTCGAAGCCATCGCAGACTCCCCCACTCCGCTGCTGGACACCTTGATGCCGCCGCTGACGCGCGCGGCGGACCACTCCAAGCTGTGGTTCGCCGTCGCCGCCGCTCTGGCCGTCTCGGGCAAGCCAAAAGCCACCAGGGGCGCAGCGCGTGGGGTAGTCACGCTGGGCGTCACCAGTCTGTTCACCAACCAGCTGGCCAAACGCATCTGGACGCGGCCGCGACCACTGCGCACCTCGGTGCCACTGCCCCGGCAGATCCGGCGCTTTCCGACATCGAACTCGCTTCCGTCGGGCCACTCGGCCAGCGCGGCGGCCTTCGCGGTGGGCGTCGGCTTGGAGAGCCCGCCGCTGGGGTTCGGGCTGGCCCTGCTGGCCGGCCTGGTCGGCCTGTCCCGCGTGGCCACCGGTGCGCACTATCCCGGCGATGTGGTCGCAGGCTTCGGCATCGGCGCCGGCATCGCCGTCCTCGGCGGCAAGCTGGTGCCGCCGGTGGTGGAGACCCAGCTGCCAAAGACAGAACCGCTGTATGTCACCACCCTCAACCGTCCCGAGGGCGCCGGTGTGGTGCTCGTGGTCAATCCGGCCTCGGGTAGTGGTACGGGCGCCCGCGTCCTCGACGAGGTGAAACAGGAGTTGCCGCGCGCAGAGATCATCGAACTCAGCGCGGATGACGACCCGGAGCAGGTGCTGCGTGACGCGGCCCAACGTGCCGAGGTGCTCGCCATCGCCGGCGGTGACGGCACGGTGTCCACCGCGGCGGCCATCGCCGTCGAGGCCGGTCTGCCGCTGGCGGTATTCCCGGCCGGGACGTTCAACCACTTCGCCAAGGACATCGGCTGCGAAACCGTGGCGCGCACCGTGCATGCCATCCGCCACGGCCAGATCCGCTGCGTGGACCTGGTGCGCATCAACGAGAACAAGATGGTGATCAACACCGCCAGTGTCGGTGCCTACCCGTTCTTCGTGCAGACCCGCGAGAAGCATGAGCACCAGATCGGCAAGCCGCTGGCCGGGATCTACGCCATGGTGCACACGCTGCGCAACGACACTCCGGTCACCATCCGCTATGACAACAAGACGGTGCAGACGTCGCTGTTCTTCCTGGGGAATTCGGTGTATCTGCCGACGGGGTTCGCTCCGTCACGGCGTACCAGGATGGACGACGGGCTCATCGACATCCGCCTGTTGGAGACAGGAAAACGCCTGGCCCGCACCAGGATTCTGGTGTCATTGGCGCTGGGGCGACTTCCTCGCAGCCCGCTGTATCACGAACTGCAGGTGCCCGAGTTCACGTTCGAAGCAGTCGACGGTCCCATTCCGGTCGCCCACGACGGCGAAGTCGGCGAGGAGTTCGACAAGGTGACCTTCAGGTCGTGTTACCGGGCCCTGCAGGTGTTTCAGCCACGGACGTGA
- a CDS encoding DUF5632 domain-containing protein, with protein MSDLPPGNWSDLLVGAWWPSSSSTDAAIQSATSRTATATQFEDYGMVLNTIVSSALAQQEGETATAAQTLFNKGKVRATQIAEQNFGKAEAFTDAGDALEHLRSDLRTIAAMGNLAIDEIQQNSSILDKVTPIAQIVTASNAESARMSSMQGSKIASAAGRILAANGDTRSLEDFARDNGIALGSPTAETDSSLTQQVNNRLDSLTSKGGSQSDLANAGSLSDNAASQLNPKQVNPSNLAASSLPAQANPSPTTTGDTLSASSLNGDSPAAAIPNTVPRDQGGISTNLGTGTVGSGSHAGGGSITGSVGGVSGTTNLGGGLAGASTTTAGNPSLPSTSGFGQAPQPLSPESLAQSFNSGMQAGAPAGAGAGALSEGITEAAQPTTQNHTPPPAPVAPTVPSSGFTYEAPQQYSEPAAAQAPAADTHQQTMYAAPVAAAPAAPAAPMAPPPPAAAGPLPAYGSDLRPATPAAAPPPPPAAAAPLSAAVNPASGTAASNQPAVVRQQPTAAPGSGVTPTGIVENALGAASTGALAGAAAQQSIEQARLDRLLEAVARQEPKLKWAIGDREDGTTILVTDLASGWIPPHIEIPKGVELLQPQKRRGGLEHLLGETTNHSIWTPGHYLPNAKDVEPVEMTFRARQVPDIDELNWELTRATNWRDGLPRLAHTLTKAGIAGTGVLEAEADLLYEHLTAARDKVVRSYPDDIEASDIGNWQLLAAISGLIAQDKTTLKYHFAWFQALSMATQGGTR; from the coding sequence ATGAGCGACTTGCCGCCCGGAAACTGGTCCGACCTACTCGTTGGGGCATGGTGGCCGAGTTCGTCGTCTACCGACGCTGCTATCCAGTCAGCAACTAGCCGCACTGCGACCGCAACACAGTTCGAAGACTACGGAATGGTGCTAAATACCATAGTAAGTAGCGCACTGGCTCAGCAAGAAGGAGAAACCGCTACCGCCGCACAAACGCTCTTTAACAAAGGCAAGGTTCGCGCAACTCAAATCGCAGAGCAGAATTTCGGTAAAGCCGAAGCGTTTACCGACGCTGGTGACGCACTAGAGCACCTACGATCCGATCTGCGGACAATTGCGGCGATGGGAAATTTAGCGATCGATGAGATTCAGCAGAATTCATCCATCCTGGACAAGGTCACGCCCATCGCTCAGATAGTTACCGCTTCTAACGCGGAATCAGCCCGGATGTCCTCGATGCAGGGCAGCAAGATCGCATCTGCTGCGGGACGCATTTTGGCTGCTAATGGCGATACCCGAAGCCTTGAGGATTTCGCCCGCGATAACGGGATCGCCCTCGGAAGCCCAACCGCAGAAACGGACAGCTCGCTGACACAGCAGGTGAACAATCGACTAGACTCCTTGACCTCAAAGGGTGGTTCACAGTCAGATCTAGCTAATGCCGGTTCGCTGAGCGATAATGCAGCCAGCCAACTCAATCCAAAGCAGGTAAACCCCTCGAATTTGGCGGCTTCCAGCCTGCCCGCACAGGCTAACCCTTCCCCAACAACGACCGGAGACACGCTTTCGGCTTCGTCGTTGAACGGCGACTCGCCAGCTGCAGCAATCCCGAATACCGTTCCTAGGGATCAAGGTGGAATCAGCACCAATCTAGGTACAGGAACTGTTGGTAGTGGCAGTCACGCAGGAGGAGGCTCCATCACCGGAAGTGTGGGCGGGGTAAGCGGAACAACCAATCTAGGTGGAGGCCTAGCCGGTGCCTCCACCACCACAGCCGGCAACCCAAGCCTCCCGTCCACTAGCGGCTTCGGCCAAGCACCGCAACCGCTCAGCCCTGAGTCCCTGGCCCAGAGCTTCAACAGCGGCATGCAAGCCGGAGCTCCAGCTGGCGCCGGCGCCGGAGCGCTGTCGGAAGGCATCACCGAGGCAGCGCAACCAACAACACAGAACCACACCCCACCGCCCGCTCCTGTCGCACCCACGGTCCCGTCGAGCGGATTCACTTACGAAGCACCACAACAGTATTCCGAGCCCGCGGCAGCCCAGGCGCCAGCGGCGGATACACACCAACAGACCATGTACGCCGCGCCCGTGGCCGCAGCACCAGCAGCGCCCGCCGCACCCATGGCGCCTCCACCGCCAGCCGCCGCAGGCCCCCTGCCCGCCTACGGCTCAGACCTCCGCCCAGCCACACCCGCAGCAGCGCCACCTCCACCACCGGCAGCAGCGGCACCGCTTTCTGCCGCAGTAAACCCTGCCAGCGGTACCGCCGCGAGCAACCAACCTGCCGTCGTCCGCCAACAACCCACGGCGGCACCAGGAAGCGGCGTCACCCCCACCGGCATCGTCGAGAATGCCCTCGGCGCCGCCAGCACCGGCGCCCTCGCCGGCGCAGCAGCCCAACAGTCCATCGAGCAGGCCCGCCTCGATCGCCTGCTCGAAGCAGTCGCCCGCCAAGAACCAAAACTGAAGTGGGCCATTGGTGATCGCGAAGACGGCACCACAATCTTGGTCACCGACCTGGCCTCCGGCTGGATACCGCCACACATCGAGATCCCCAAGGGTGTCGAACTGCTGCAACCCCAGAAACGCCGAGGCGGCCTCGAACATCTGTTAGGTGAGACCACCAACCATTCCATCTGGACCCCCGGACACTACCTACCCAATGCCAAAGATGTTGAGCCCGTGGAGATGACATTCCGCGCGCGACAGGTCCCGGACATCGATGAGCTCAACTGGGAACTCACCCGGGCCACCAACTGGCGTGATGGGCTCCCGAGGCTGGCGCATACTCTCACGAAAGCGGGCATCGCGGGCACCGGTGTCCTCGAGGCCGAGGCCGATCTGCTCTATGAGCACCTGACTGCCGCCCGAGACAAGGTGGTTCGCTCGTACCCTGACGACATCGAGGCTTCGGACATCGGCAACTGGCAGCTACTTGCGGCGATCAGCGGACTGATCGCGCAGGACAAGACCACTCTGAAGTACCACTTCGCTTGGTTCCAAGCGCTGAGCATGGCAACACAAGGGGGAACACGATGA
- a CDS encoding putative alpha/beta hydrolase produces MADYPNLTHIPLRELLNRGNPWQADETLQSGDPGEIAQLASAFQNAGGCTEETWTEWVQAKERFHQSWNGEGGAHPIADSDEVQRATTQLFVQKDQLPLIAVDLQNIAADLAEAEKQSGAKLDKLNGQLELLDTWVGQRIADDEDWTDLLDEAKGLTGATDDEVERIRDQYTDKLEATAFDLRKNHGYDPAGIEDVDGDGVVSPEERGRTAPEHYNTNQRPKDEALVEEPGPWTVEKTDAQARLNDYAIATAPSDAQVTQQQRELAQQRLDDFRMANFVGPLPRDPLLGGDARTRAQGRLDLQRQLEQGTLGFPPMDRDAVTQLMNRGESFARVTTTREAYVALTTAGMSGEGAVRVIANVVDATGPGVDGLRAYAQSIPQGRHALPVDLLSATDAEVLKNLTKKAGNFGDVLGLGLAGWDYVTDTQNERRNEELGGALGSFLVGAGGTAGGIALAGSFTNPVTAAIAVGVIAYASSEAGEYIGGNIGSTFDTPRANSGG; encoded by the coding sequence GTGGCAGATTACCCAAATCTGACTCACATCCCGCTCAGGGAACTCCTCAATCGAGGTAACCCGTGGCAGGCAGATGAGACGCTGCAGAGCGGAGATCCTGGAGAGATAGCGCAGTTGGCATCGGCCTTTCAGAACGCAGGCGGGTGTACCGAAGAGACGTGGACAGAATGGGTGCAAGCCAAGGAACGATTTCACCAGTCTTGGAATGGAGAGGGTGGGGCACACCCCATCGCCGATTCTGATGAAGTTCAGCGTGCAACAACACAACTGTTTGTGCAGAAGGACCAGCTGCCACTTATCGCTGTAGATCTGCAGAACATCGCCGCGGATCTGGCCGAAGCCGAGAAGCAATCGGGTGCAAAGCTCGACAAGCTGAATGGCCAGTTGGAACTGCTCGACACCTGGGTGGGCCAGCGGATCGCTGACGACGAGGACTGGACGGATCTTCTCGATGAAGCTAAAGGCCTCACCGGCGCAACCGACGATGAGGTTGAACGTATTCGCGACCAGTACACCGACAAGCTCGAAGCAACTGCCTTCGACCTACGGAAGAACCACGGCTACGATCCGGCTGGCATCGAGGACGTCGACGGCGATGGTGTCGTCAGTCCTGAGGAGCGTGGCCGCACCGCGCCGGAGCACTACAACACCAATCAACGTCCCAAGGATGAGGCGCTCGTCGAAGAACCCGGACCATGGACAGTTGAAAAGACCGATGCGCAAGCGCGATTGAACGATTACGCAATCGCAACGGCACCTTCCGATGCACAGGTAACCCAGCAGCAACGGGAACTGGCTCAACAGCGGCTCGATGACTTTCGCATGGCCAACTTCGTCGGTCCCCTGCCACGTGATCCACTGCTCGGTGGCGACGCGCGAACTCGGGCGCAGGGGCGCCTTGATCTCCAGCGGCAGCTCGAGCAGGGGACGCTGGGATTTCCGCCTATGGATCGTGACGCGGTAACTCAACTTATGAATCGGGGTGAGTCGTTTGCGCGAGTCACGACCACCAGGGAGGCATACGTGGCCTTGACGACTGCTGGAATGTCGGGTGAAGGCGCAGTTCGGGTGATCGCGAATGTTGTGGACGCCACCGGTCCGGGTGTGGACGGCTTGCGGGCATATGCGCAATCAATTCCGCAGGGCCGACACGCCTTGCCGGTCGATTTGCTATCTGCCACCGACGCCGAAGTGCTCAAGAATCTCACGAAGAAGGCTGGCAATTTCGGAGATGTATTAGGACTCGGACTTGCAGGCTGGGATTACGTCACCGACACACAGAACGAGCGACGGAACGAAGAACTGGGTGGCGCGTTAGGGAGCTTCCTTGTAGGCGCTGGTGGAACAGCAGGCGGTATTGCACTCGCAGGCTCGTTCACGAACCCTGTCACTGCCGCTATCGCTGTCGGAGTAATCGCCTATGCGTCGAGCGAGGCTGGCGAGTACATCGGCGGCAATATCGGCAGCACATTCGACACCCCTAGAGCCAACAGCGGAGGCTGA